Within the Marinobacter qingdaonensis genome, the region AGTTTGCGCAGGGCCGGCATGGCCAACTCCAGGGCCGGGAATCGGACACCGTCTCCAATGGCTTTCAGGGTGGGGATCAGCTTCTCCAGCAGCTCGGTCTGCGCCCCCAGCAACGGGTGGGCAGGGACGAGCGCAAGGCGCTCGTGCTGCTGTGCCTTCGACAGGTCGTCGATCAACAGCGCGTAGCACAGCTGGACCGCTCCGGCGCGGGTGTACAGCAGGTTGCGGAAGGTGGCCGGCAGGCGCTGCAGAAACCGCACCGCGAAGTCCTCACCCTGCTCCGTCACCGTGCCCACCCGCTCGGACAGCCGTTGGCCCGGTGCCGGAGCGGCGGCCGCTTGGGCGGCCAGGGGCGAGGTGTTGGTGGTGCGAACCGGGCCGTACACGTCCTGGGCCAGGTCGGCAAACCCGGAAGCCTGGGCCGGTCCGGGTTGGGCGAAGGCGCGCAGGTCGGCGCTGGACTCGGTGTCCCTGAAACGGCTGCGCAGCCTGGCCAACAGGCCCGGCTGGATGCTGTTGATGCGCTCGTCGATGGGCGGGTGCGAGCCGAGCAGGGCGGCGAACTTCATGCGCGCGCTTTCGCCAAAGCACATGTGGTTCATGTCGCTGGCGTGGCTGGTGGTGTCCAGGTAGCCGCCCTTGAGGCCGATCTTGAACAGGGCACCGCCGATGCCCTCGGGATTGCGGGTGAACTGCACCGAGGAGGCGTCGGCCAGTCGTTCCCGCTCCCGGGACACCGCCGCCTGGATCAGGCGCCCGAAAAACACCCCGACGTAGCCGATCACCAGCAGCGCCAGGCCCACCAGTCCGAAGGCAATCTGGCCGCGGCTGTCGTCGGAAGAGCGGGAGCTGCGATGGCCACTGTAGAATGCGGCGCGTACCAGAAAGCTGCCAATCTGACCGATCAGCAGGATGCCGGCGAGCAGGGCGATGAGTCGGACGTTCAGCCGCATGTCGCCGTTGAAGATGTGGCTGTACTCGTGCCCGATCACCCCCTGCAGTTCGTCCCGGGTGAGCTGGGTCAGGGCGCCGTGGGTGACCACCAGCACGGCTTCGCCCGGGGTGTAGCCGGCCACGAAGGCGTTGATGCCGGTCTCCCGGTCCATGACGTACAGGTCGGGCACCGGGACGCCGCTGGCGATCGCCATTTCCTCGACGATGTTGCGCAGCATGCGCTCGTCGGTGTCGCGGGTGTCGGGATCGATGGGGCGGGCGCCGACCATTTTGGCCACGCGCTCGCCGCCACCGGCCAGGTCGACCCAGCGAACCAGGGAGCCAGTGCCAATCAGCGCTACCACCGACGCGGCGGTCAGCAGGCCGTGGGTCGACAGCAGCCAGTCCGTGAAAGCCAGGCTGGAGGTTTCACTGCGGGTGACGAAATAACCGACGAGGCTGACGGCGAGGGTGATCAGCACCACCGCCGACAGGAACAGCAGCACCAGCACGCTGGTGTTGCGCCGGGCGCTGGCCTGGCGCTGGAAAAAACCGGGATGAGCCATCGGTCAGCGGGTCAGAAGGCGACTTTCGGCGCCTGACGGGCTTCCGGGGACTCCAGTTCCAGCTGTGCGGTTTCTTTGAACGCGAACATGCCGGCGATGATGTTGTTGGGGAACTGCTCGCGGAAGATGTTGTAGCCCATGACACCGTCGTTGTAGGCCTGGCGGGCGAAGGCAACCCGGTTCTCGGTGCTGGACAGCTCTTCCATCAACTGCTGGATGGTTTCGTTGGCCTTCAGCTCGGGGTAATTCTCGGCCACGGCGTAGAAGTTGGCCAGGGCCTTGGTCAGCAGGTTTTCGGCGCTGCCCAGGCGCTGGATCTTGGTGCCGTCACCGGGATCCCGCGCTGCGTCCTTCTGGGCGCTGACGGCATTGTTACGGGCCTCCATGACTTGGGTCAGGGTCGATTTCTCATGGTCGAGGTAGGCCTTGGCCGACTCCACCAGGTTGGGAATCAGGTCATGCCGGCGCTGCAATTGCACGTCGATCTGGGCAAAGCCATTCTTGAACTGGTTCCTCAGAGACACCAGCTGGTTGTAGATGTACACCAGGTAAAGCACAACAGCGCCGATCACGATCAGGCCAATGACGGTAGTTCCCATGCCAACTCCTTCGGGGATTCAAATTAGACGTTACTTTCAACGAACTGTTGGTGGAAGTCTTGAACGAAGGTCTCAAAGTCGCGCGGTTGCAGGGGCTTGCTGAAGTAATAACCCTGGGCGAGTTTGCAGCCTCGCTGAGTCAGGTAGTACTCCTGTTCCGCGGTTTCGACCCCTTCTGCCACCACCGAGAGGTTCAGGCTCTTGCCCAGATCGATGATGGTGTTGGCGATCCGGGTGTCGTCCTCGTTGACCAGCAGGTCGCGAATGAACTGTTTGTCGATCTTCAGGTGCTGGACCGGCATCTGCTTCAGGTAGGTCAGGGACGAGTAGCCGGTGCCGAAATCGTCGACGGCGATGTTGATGCCCGCCTGGTTCAGCCGGTGCAGCTTGGCCACGGCGTCCGACAGGTTGGTCATGAAGCTGGTTTCGGTCACTTCCAGTTCCAGGCGACCGGCCGGGATGCTGTGCCGGCGCAGGGTGTCCAGAATGTCCGTGACGATGCTGTCCTGGCGCAGTTGCACCGCCGACAGGTTCACCGCGATGCGCAGGGGAGTGCCTTCGGCCGCCCAGTGCGCGGCCTGCGCACAGGCCTGCTCAAGCACCCACTGACCGATCTCGACAATGCTGCCATTGGCCTCGGCCACCGGGATGAAATCATCGGGTGGGACAAAACCGCGGCTCGGGTGTTCCCAGCGCAGCAGCGCTTCGGCGCCGATGACGCGCTTGCTTTCGAGGTTGATCTGGGGCTGGTACACAAGGTGGAATTCCCGGTTGACCAGGGCCTGGGTCAGATCCTTCTCCATTTGCTTGCGGTCCCGGATTTCCTGATCGATGCTGGCGACGTAGAACTGGAAATGAGCATGGCCAGTCTGCTTGGCCAGGGTCATGGTCTGTTCGGCACTCTGCAGCAGGCGGTCGGCCTTGTCGGTGTCCGAGGGAAACATGGCAATGCCGATGGTGGCGCTCATGGCCACACTCTGGTCCTCGACCACCATCGGCTCGCCCAGGCAGGCCAGCACGCGCTCGGCGGTGTCGGCCGCCTGAAAGCCGTCCCGCAGGCCCTTTTCCACCACCACGAACTGGTCACTGCCCAGTCGGGCGATGGTGAACCGGGTGCTGCCGAGTCGCGAGGTCAGTCGGTCGGCGACAGTCTGCAGGATCAGGTCGCCGGTGCGGAAGCCGCATTGCTCGTTGACCGATTTGAAATCGTCGATGCCGCACACCATCAGCGACAGCAGCCGGTTGCGCTTCTGGGATTCCCGGATGTCCCGCTCCAACAGCTCCATGAAGGTCTCTCGGCTGGGCAGGCCGGTCAGCTGGTCGTAGCGGGACAGCCGGCTGACCCGATCCTCGGCTTCCCGGTGCCGCTTCTGGCTATCCCCAATGGCCACCAGCAAATTGTTGGTGGCATTGACCCAGAGTCCCAGCTCGTCCCGGCCGTGACCGGCGGGAATGCCGACCAGACGGTCGTCCGGGTGGTCCGGGTCCACCTGCTTGACCGACTGGACGATGCGCAACAGGGGGCGGGTGAGCAGCAGGTGAAACACGAAGTAGAGCACCATGCCCAGGATCAGCGCGGTGGCGACCCCGGAGGCAAAGGTGACGGTGGCACGGTCCAGCCAGGTCCGGGCGGCGGGCGCGGTGTCGTAATGGACTTCCAGGTAGCCGTAGACGGTGCCGGTGTCGGTGTTGCGCACCAGATGGGTCCGGAAGGGGCGGTCGGACTCAAAGATGGGGTCGGTGACCGGTCGGAAAGCGGTCTCCTGGAGGGGGCGTTGGCGATGGCCCAGGGGTTCGCCGTCCGGGTGAACAATGCGGGCCAGGTGCACGGCCTCAATGGCAAACAGGCCGTCCACCACTTGTTGGGCCAGTTCCGAATCGATGCTGAAGACCGCCTGGGTGGCTGCGTCTTCCACCATGGCAATGGTTTGGGTGGCCTGGTAGTTCAGGTCGTTGGAGACCCGGCGGGCGTCCAGAATCACCTGAACGCTGCTGACAACAACGCCACTGATCAGGGCTATGGCGAGGATCCACCACAGAATGCGGTAGCCCAGGCGATGTTCAACCTCGAAAGAACTTTTCATTCAGGCCTGTACGTGTCCAGTTTGTCAGGAGGTCGTGTTGGCATTTCGGCGGGAATCCTGAGTGGGGGCCGCCACGCGTTGTTATTGTCAGGTCTGCCGTAGACGCCGCAACTGCGTTGAGTATCGACGATTTTTTCAGAAAATGCAGGGCAGGGTTGTATCAATTTGTAAGAGTTTCTTTTCCCCAGATACGCAAACGTCCGCGCGAGGCGGACGTTTGGGGGAGGCCGTTGCCGGCCTCGGTTCTGTCAGTCGGACTGACGCACTGATCAGGCCAGGTTTTCGTTAACGAAATCCCAGTTGACCAGGTTCCAGAACGCTTCCAGGTAGTTCGGGCGGGAGTTGCGGTAATCGATGTAGTACGCGTGCTCCCAGACATCCACGGTCAGTACCGGCTTGTCGGCACCGGTCAGCGGAGTCTCGGCGTTGCTGGTGTTGGTGATGGCGACGCTGCCGTCAGCCTTCTTTACCAGCCAGGTCCAGCCAGAACCGAAGTTGTTGGCGGCCTTGTCGTTGAACTCTTTCTTGAACGCGTCGAAGGAACCGAAGGCCTTCTCGATGGCGTCTTTGGCAGCGCCAGTGGGCTCGCCACCGCCGTTCGGGCTCAGGCAGTGCCAGTAGAAGGTGTGGTTCCAGACCTGCGCGGCGTTGTTGAACAGCGGGCCGCTGGCGCTCTTGATGATGTCTTCCAGGGACTTGTTGGCGTTGTCGGTGCCTTCCACCAGGCCATTCAGCTTGGTCACATAGGTGTTGTGGTGCTTGCCGTAATGGTACTCAAGCGTTTCCTGGGAGATGTGCGGTTCCAGAGCGTTCTTTTCGTAAGGTAGTGCGGGAAGTTCAAATGCCATGAGGTCGTTCTCCCTGTCTCTCTGAGTTATGTGGATGTACAAAGCACCAATATAGGGTCGAATGTGGGTATATC harbors:
- a CDS encoding putative bifunctional diguanylate cyclase/phosphodiesterase — protein: MKSSFEVEHRLGYRILWWILAIALISGVVVSSVQVILDARRVSNDLNYQATQTIAMVEDAATQAVFSIDSELAQQVVDGLFAIEAVHLARIVHPDGEPLGHRQRPLQETAFRPVTDPIFESDRPFRTHLVRNTDTGTVYGYLEVHYDTAPAARTWLDRATVTFASGVATALILGMVLYFVFHLLLTRPLLRIVQSVKQVDPDHPDDRLVGIPAGHGRDELGLWVNATNNLLVAIGDSQKRHREAEDRVSRLSRYDQLTGLPSRETFMELLERDIRESQKRNRLLSLMVCGIDDFKSVNEQCGFRTGDLILQTVADRLTSRLGSTRFTIARLGSDQFVVVEKGLRDGFQAADTAERVLACLGEPMVVEDQSVAMSATIGIAMFPSDTDKADRLLQSAEQTMTLAKQTGHAHFQFYVASIDQEIRDRKQMEKDLTQALVNREFHLVYQPQINLESKRVIGAEALLRWEHPSRGFVPPDDFIPVAEANGSIVEIGQWVLEQACAQAAHWAAEGTPLRIAVNLSAVQLRQDSIVTDILDTLRRHSIPAGRLELEVTETSFMTNLSDAVAKLHRLNQAGINIAVDDFGTGYSSLTYLKQMPVQHLKIDKQFIRDLLVNEDDTRIANTIIDLGKSLNLSVVAEGVETAEQEYYLTQRGCKLAQGYYFSKPLQPRDFETFVQDFHQQFVESNV
- the sodB gene encoding superoxide dismutase [Fe], which produces MAFELPALPYEKNALEPHISQETLEYHYGKHHNTYVTKLNGLVEGTDNANKSLEDIIKSASGPLFNNAAQVWNHTFYWHCLSPNGGGEPTGAAKDAIEKAFGSFDAFKKEFNDKAANNFGSGWTWLVKKADGSVAITNTSNAETPLTGADKPVLTVDVWEHAYYIDYRNSRPNYLEAFWNLVNWDFVNENLA
- a CDS encoding M48 family metallopeptidase; its protein translation is MAHPGFFQRQASARRNTSVLVLLFLSAVVLITLAVSLVGYFVTRSETSSLAFTDWLLSTHGLLTAASVVALIGTGSLVRWVDLAGGGERVAKMVGARPIDPDTRDTDERMLRNIVEEMAIASGVPVPDLYVMDRETGINAFVAGYTPGEAVLVVTHGALTQLTRDELQGVIGHEYSHIFNGDMRLNVRLIALLAGILLIGQIGSFLVRAAFYSGHRSSRSSDDSRGQIAFGLVGLALLVIGYVGVFFGRLIQAAVSRERERLADASSVQFTRNPEGIGGALFKIGLKGGYLDTTSHASDMNHMCFGESARMKFAALLGSHPPIDERINSIQPGLLARLRSRFRDTESSADLRAFAQPGPAQASGFADLAQDVYGPVRTTNTSPLAAQAAAAPAPGQRLSERVGTVTEQGEDFAVRFLQRLPATFRNLLYTRAGAVQLCYALLIDDLSKAQQHERLALVPAHPLLGAQTELLEKLIPTLKAIGDGVRFPALELAMPALRKLDPEEREALITNVQKLVAADNRVTLFELALTSFLSRHLGAGASREIPVRYRKYRPVLPAIQKLVSLFARAGTAGGAEAEVLYREAIAGFVPGSEQPVLEKVTMRQLREALTTLNGLSPLLKPAVIDACGHCISHDGKVDVREYELMRLVADQMDCPMPPLG
- a CDS encoding LemA family protein, coding for MGTTVIGLIVIGAVVLYLVYIYNQLVSLRNQFKNGFAQIDVQLQRRHDLIPNLVESAKAYLDHEKSTLTQVMEARNNAVSAQKDAARDPGDGTKIQRLGSAENLLTKALANFYAVAENYPELKANETIQQLMEELSSTENRVAFARQAYNDGVMGYNIFREQFPNNIIAGMFAFKETAQLELESPEARQAPKVAF